The Paraphotobacterium marinum genome contains a region encoding:
- the yajC gene encoding preprotein translocase subunit YajC, with translation MSFINTAYADSAAGATQQGGGMQLILMLVVFAAIFYFMIYRPQAKKAKQHRELMSSLSKGEEVLTNGGLVGKIQKVSEGNEYIVIALNDTTEVTIKRDFITSVLPKGTIQSL, from the coding sequence ATGAGTTTTATAAATACTGCATACGCTGATTCTGCTGCTGGCGCGACACAACAAGGTGGCGGAATGCAATTAATTTTAATGCTTGTTGTTTTTGCAGCGATTTTTTACTTTATGATTTACAGACCACAAGCTAAAAAGGCCAAACAGCATCGTGAATTAATGTCTTCACTGAGTAAAGGAGAAGAGGTTTTAACGAATGGTGGTCTTGTTGGAAAAATTCAGAAAGTATCTGAAGGTAATGAGTATATTGTGATCGCACTTAATGATACAACTGAAGTCACAATTAAAAGAGACTTTATCACCTCTGTGCTTCCAAAAGGAACAATACAATCTCTTTAA
- a CDS encoding inositol monophosphatase family protein codes for MQPMLNIAIRAARLAGNAISSSLENKKSIEVKQKGKNDFVTNIDLYCEELIIETIKKAYPDHSFTGEETGVHNGSNTEYRWIIDPLDGTFNFIRDIPHFSVSIALQVKGRTEIGVVYDPVKNELFSSIRGTGSKLNDQRIRISSVPQLTSALISIGSRKDSNNYSEKIISESYDIRRLGSAALDLCYVASGRTDGYIENGLKPWDIAAGELIAREAGAICTDFNGSAQYLKTGNIVCSNVKLLREILKNLA; via the coding sequence ATGCAACCAATGCTCAACATTGCTATTCGTGCTGCTAGACTAGCAGGAAATGCAATTTCAAGTTCACTTGAAAATAAAAAATCTATTGAAGTGAAACAAAAAGGTAAAAATGATTTTGTTACAAATATTGATTTATACTGTGAAGAATTAATTATTGAAACTATCAAAAAAGCTTACCCCGATCATAGCTTCACTGGTGAAGAAACAGGTGTTCATAATGGTAGTAATACCGAATATAGATGGATTATCGATCCTTTAGATGGTACATTTAATTTCATTAGAGATATCCCACATTTTAGTGTTTCAATAGCTCTTCAAGTTAAAGGACGAACAGAAATTGGTGTTGTTTATGACCCTGTAAAAAATGAACTTTTCTCTTCTATTAGAGGAACTGGCTCAAAATTAAATGATCAAAGAATTAGAATTAGCTCTGTACCTCAGTTGACATCAGCTTTAATTTCAATTGGTTCCAGAAAAGACTCTAACAATTATTCAGAAAAAATCATTTCTGAATCTTACGATATTCGAAGACTGGGCTCAGCAGCACTTGATTTATGCTATGTAGCATCAGGTAGAACAGATGGATATATAGAAAATGGGTTAAAACCGTGGGATATAGCAGCTGGTGAACTAATTGCTCGTGAGGCTGGCGCAATATGCACAGACTTCAACGGATCCGCACAATATTTAAAAACAGGCAATATAGTTTGTTCAAATGTTAAGTTACTTAGGGAAATATTAAAAAATTTAGCATAA
- a CDS encoding RNA methyltransferase — MLENVKIVLVNTSHSGNIGSVARAMKVMGLKSLFLVNPLCEIDDKTKALASSANDIANNAVKFESLKDAVQDCHLVVGASARSRNMQWPLLEPSSLAEKTMNLINQDKKVAIVFGNERVGLTNEEIEHCNYQMIIPANPEYSSLNLAMAVQITSYELWKSYISNSKDKVADNNLQASNQEFNMLFEHLISTLDDVGFLQKSQGNTIQSKLKKIFIKANLEEQEVNILRGVLSSINKFTK; from the coding sequence ATGTTAGAAAATGTAAAAATTGTACTTGTTAATACATCGCACTCTGGAAATATTGGGTCCGTGGCTAGAGCGATGAAAGTTATGGGATTGAAAAGTTTATTTTTAGTCAATCCTTTATGTGAAATTGATGATAAAACGAAAGCTCTTGCTTCTAGTGCAAATGATATTGCTAACAATGCTGTAAAGTTCGAGTCTCTAAAAGATGCGGTTCAAGATTGTCATTTAGTTGTAGGTGCAAGTGCCCGAAGTAGAAACATGCAATGGCCTCTCTTAGAGCCTTCTAGCTTGGCTGAAAAAACTATGAACCTGATTAATCAAGATAAAAAAGTGGCAATAGTATTTGGCAATGAACGTGTTGGTTTAACTAATGAAGAAATAGAGCATTGTAATTATCAGATGATTATACCGGCAAATCCAGAATATAGTTCATTAAACTTAGCAATGGCGGTTCAAATTACATCATACGAACTTTGGAAATCATACATTTCTAACTCAAAGGATAAAGTTGCAGATAATAATTTACAAGCTTCAAACCAAGAATTTAATATGTTATTTGAACATCTGATCAGTACATTAGATGATGTTGGTTTTTTGCAAAAATCTCAAGGGAATACAATTCAATCAAAACTAAAAAAAATTTTTATAAAAGCAAACTTAGAAGAGCAAGAAGTGAACATTTTAAGAGGTGTGTTATCTTCAATTAATAAATTTACAAAATAA
- a CDS encoding Rrf2 family transcriptional regulator, whose amino-acid sequence MKLTTKARYAVTAMLDLAMHCSNNDTAITLSDIAERQDISLSYLEQLFSKLRRAGLVNSIRGPRGGYVLSKSPDLIDIAQIIDAVEESVDVTKCLGGSDCQSGKMCLTHSLWDALSQKIKTFLEEVTLAELILNRDKSHFFTDNLTKNQINTKTL is encoded by the coding sequence ATGAAATTGACAACAAAAGCGAGATATGCAGTTACAGCGATGTTGGATTTAGCGATGCATTGTTCTAACAATGACACTGCCATAACATTATCTGATATTGCTGAAAGGCAAGATATTTCTTTGTCATATCTTGAACAACTATTTTCAAAACTAAGAAGAGCAGGTTTAGTAAATAGTATTAGAGGACCTAGAGGTGGTTATGTACTTTCTAAAAGTCCAGATTTAATAGATATTGCTCAAATAATTGATGCTGTCGAAGAGTCTGTTGATGTGACTAAATGTTTGGGAGGCTCTGATTGTCAATCAGGAAAAATGTGCTTAACGCACTCACTCTGGGATGCACTTAGTCAAAAAATAAAGACTTTTTTAGAAGAAGTAACACTAGCTGAATTAATCCTAAATAGGGATAAATCACATTTTTTTACTGATAATTTAACAAAAAACCAAATAAACACGAAAACTTTATAG
- a CDS encoding IscS subfamily cysteine desulfurase: MKLPIYLDYNATTPVDPRVAEKMKEYLTIDGCFGNPSSRSHKFGWQAEEAVDHAREQIANLLNADPREIVFTSGATESDNLAIKGVAGFYKKKGKHIITLKTEHKAVLDTCRQLEREGYEVTYLSPESNGLLDLNKFKDAIREDTILASIMHVNSEIGVIQDIATIGDICRDKGILFHVDAAQSAGKLPIDVKEMKIDLLSISGHKIYGPKGIGCLYVRRKPRVRLEAQIHGGGHERGMRSGTLAVHQIVGFGEACEIAMNEMEQDHQHTLMLRTRLLDGLKGIDAMHINGDLEQRISTNINISFEFVEGESLLMALKDLAVSSGSACTSASLEPSYVLRAIGRNDELAHSSIRFGFGRFTTKEDVDFAISKISDAVNKLRQMSPLWEMHNEGIDLNTVEWSHH, translated from the coding sequence ATGAAATTGCCAATATATCTTGATTATAATGCGACAACTCCTGTTGATCCAAGAGTTGCCGAAAAAATGAAAGAGTACCTTACTATAGATGGATGTTTTGGAAACCCATCTTCACGTTCACATAAATTCGGATGGCAAGCAGAAGAAGCTGTTGATCATGCAAGAGAACAAATTGCGAATTTGTTAAACGCTGATCCAAGAGAAATAGTATTCACCTCTGGTGCTACTGAATCTGACAATTTAGCTATAAAGGGAGTAGCAGGCTTCTATAAGAAAAAAGGTAAGCATATAATTACTTTAAAAACTGAACATAAGGCGGTTTTAGATACTTGTCGCCAGTTAGAAAGAGAAGGTTACGAAGTTACGTATTTAAGCCCCGAATCTAATGGCTTACTTGATTTAAATAAATTCAAGGATGCTATCAGAGAAGATACTATTTTAGCGTCTATTATGCATGTAAATAGTGAGATTGGTGTTATTCAGGATATTGCTACTATTGGTGATATATGTCGAGATAAAGGTATCTTATTTCACGTAGATGCTGCTCAATCTGCAGGTAAACTTCCGATTGATGTGAAAGAAATGAAAATAGATTTACTATCCATTTCTGGTCACAAAATATATGGACCAAAAGGAATCGGTTGTTTGTATGTTAGAAGGAAGCCTAGAGTGAGACTTGAAGCTCAGATTCACGGGGGAGGACATGAGCGTGGTATGCGATCTGGCACCCTAGCAGTTCATCAAATTGTTGGTTTTGGTGAAGCCTGTGAAATAGCAATGAATGAAATGGAACAAGATCATCAACACACTTTAATGTTAAGGACTAGATTACTTGATGGCTTGAAAGGTATAGATGCAATGCATATTAATGGTGATTTAGAGCAGAGGATTTCTACCAACATTAATATTAGTTTTGAGTTTGTTGAAGGTGAGTCATTACTCATGGCATTGAAAGACTTAGCAGTATCTTCAGGTTCAGCTTGTACATCTGCTAGTTTGGAGCCATCTTATGTTTTAAGAGCAATTGGAAGAAATGATGAGTTAGCGCATAGTTCTATAAGATTTGGTTTTGGTCGATTTACTACAAAAGAAGATGTTGATTTTGCGATTTCCAAAATTAGCGATGCAGTTAATAAACTCAGACAAATGTCACCACTTTGGGAAATGCATAATGAAGGCATAGATTTAAATACAGTAGAGTGGTCTCATCATTAA
- the iscU gene encoding Fe-S cluster assembly scaffold IscU has product MSYSKKVLDHYENPRNVGSMDKNDPNVGSGMVGAPACGDVMKLQIKVNDAGIIEDAKFKTYGCGSAIASSSLVTEWVKGKSIEEAESLKNSAIAEELELPPVKVHCSILAEDAIKAAVKDYKNKKNS; this is encoded by the coding sequence ATGTCATATAGTAAAAAAGTATTGGATCATTATGAGAATCCTAGAAACGTTGGATCAATGGATAAAAATGACCCTAACGTTGGTAGTGGTATGGTTGGTGCGCCAGCATGTGGTGATGTCATGAAGCTTCAAATTAAGGTTAATGATGCAGGTATCATTGAAGATGCTAAATTCAAAACTTATGGTTGCGGCTCAGCGATAGCATCAAGCTCTTTAGTTACAGAGTGGGTCAAAGGCAAGTCTATTGAAGAAGCCGAATCTTTGAAAAACTCTGCAATTGCAGAAGAACTAGAACTGCCGCCAGTTAAAGTTCACTGTTCAATATTAGCAGAAGATGCTATCAAAGCAGCAGTCAAAGACTACAAAAATAAAAAAAACAGCTAG
- the iscA gene encoding iron-sulfur cluster assembly protein IscA, with the protein MSITLTDNAASRISSFLEDRGKGIGLRLGIKTHGCSGMAYILEFVDETDEYDNIFEVKGLKIIVDDKSLVYIDGTELDFRKEGLNEGFVFNNPNASGECGCGESFTV; encoded by the coding sequence ATGTCAATAACTTTAACTGATAACGCTGCTAGTCGAATCTCCTCTTTTTTAGAGGATAGAGGCAAGGGTATTGGACTTCGCTTAGGTATCAAAACTCATGGCTGTTCGGGTATGGCTTATATTCTAGAGTTTGTAGATGAAACCGACGAATATGACAATATTTTCGAAGTCAAAGGTCTCAAAATAATCGTTGACGATAAAAGTCTTGTATATATAGATGGCACCGAATTGGATTTTCGTAAGGAAGGATTGAATGAGGGTTTCGTTTTCAACAATCCGAATGCATCTGGCGAATGTGGGTGTGGTGAGAGTTTTACTGTTTAA
- the hscB gene encoding Fe-S protein assembly co-chaperone HscB has product MNYFKLFDIEQSFDVDLSTLQKKYFNLQNTFHPDKYSTASSRDKLLVLQKTSEINDAYNVLKNPISRAEHLLNINGIHFDSNKTIADDTFLFEQMELRETIEEVSNDIENMQNKLEELSQYVDAKYNKILEQLNELIGIENWNQVFLEVQKLKFYSKLVTEIEDLEDKII; this is encoded by the coding sequence ATGAATTATTTTAAATTATTCGACATTGAACAAAGTTTTGATGTCGATTTATCAACACTTCAAAAAAAGTATTTCAACCTTCAAAACACTTTCCACCCTGATAAATATAGCACTGCATCAAGCAGAGATAAATTGTTAGTTCTTCAAAAAACCTCAGAGATCAATGACGCATACAATGTTTTGAAAAACCCAATTTCGAGGGCTGAACATTTACTAAATATAAATGGAATACATTTTGATTCCAATAAAACTATTGCTGACGATACTTTTTTATTTGAGCAAATGGAGCTTCGTGAGACAATAGAGGAAGTATCTAATGACATTGAAAATATGCAAAATAAACTTGAGGAATTATCTCAATATGTAGATGCAAAATATAACAAAATTCTTGAACAATTAAATGAATTAATAGGCATCGAAAATTGGAATCAGGTTTTTTTGGAAGTACAGAAACTAAAGTTTTATTCGAAGTTAGTTACTGAGATTGAAGATCTTGAAGATAAGATTATTTAA
- the hscA gene encoding Fe-S protein assembly chaperone HscA — MGLLQISEPGQQNATKFKQKIAVGIDLGTTNSLVAKVFNDRPEIIESDDKQNTTRSVVYYGVEDVKVGNEALKYNESDPLNTIVSVKRFMGCSKAEINNTAALSYNLKFSDSGLPSFVTNQGIKNPVQVSSDILKHLINTAENQLNKNIEGAVITVPAYFDDTQRACTKKAAELAGINVLRLLNEPTAAAIAYGLDTKSEGNILVYDLGGGTFDVSILRLHKGVFEVLATGGNSSLGGDDFDDLVVNWLLNKLDIDKSNLSSSEVRKIVNLSTKAKEQLSHTNEFTFNIFDKNIIFTRSDFNSLIMPLIKKTLSSCKKVLRDSQLKAQDISSIVMVGGSTRVPLVLSEVESFFNSKPLSNINPDEVVALGAAIQANVLIGNKSDNEMVLLDVIPLSLGVETMGGMVEKIISRNTTIPIARAQEFTTFKDGQTAMSIHVLQGEREMSADCRSLAKFSFKEIPPMVAGAAKIQVTFKVDADGLLSVSAKELTTGRESSIEVKPSYGLNENEIASMIKESMSNAKIDRDARALAEQKVEAERVLEGLISALKKDGDALLTANERNNLESSMMLLYKSLSGQDIKEIKRLIKQTDELSQDFAARRMNQSIKSALTGKSIDEI; from the coding sequence ATGGGATTACTACAAATATCTGAACCAGGCCAACAAAATGCAACAAAATTTAAACAAAAAATTGCTGTGGGTATTGACCTCGGGACTACTAATTCTTTGGTAGCAAAAGTTTTCAATGATCGTCCTGAAATTATTGAAAGTGATGATAAACAAAACACAACAAGGTCAGTGGTTTACTATGGTGTTGAAGACGTGAAAGTTGGTAATGAGGCGCTAAAGTACAACGAGTCGGATCCTTTAAACACAATTGTTTCAGTGAAACGATTCATGGGTTGTTCCAAAGCAGAAATCAATAATACAGCGGCATTGTCCTATAACTTAAAATTTAGTGATTCGGGTCTTCCTTCTTTTGTAACAAATCAAGGCATTAAAAACCCAGTTCAAGTATCATCGGATATCTTAAAACATCTGATAAATACAGCTGAAAATCAACTAAATAAAAATATTGAAGGTGCTGTAATTACAGTACCAGCTTATTTTGATGATACTCAAAGAGCTTGTACAAAAAAAGCAGCTGAACTTGCTGGAATCAATGTGTTAAGGCTTTTAAATGAACCTACAGCAGCTGCGATTGCTTATGGTTTGGATACCAAAAGTGAAGGAAATATTCTAGTTTATGATTTAGGTGGCGGTACTTTTGATGTATCCATTCTTAGATTGCATAAAGGTGTTTTTGAGGTTCTTGCAACAGGTGGTAATTCAAGTTTAGGTGGAGATGACTTTGATGATTTAGTTGTCAACTGGCTTTTAAATAAACTTGATATAGATAAGAGTAACTTATCAAGCTCAGAAGTTAGAAAAATTGTTAATTTGTCAACTAAAGCAAAAGAACAGCTTTCACACACAAATGAATTTACATTTAATATTTTTGACAAAAATATAATTTTCACAAGATCAGACTTTAATTCGCTAATTATGCCTTTAATAAAAAAGACTTTATCTTCTTGTAAAAAAGTCCTCAGAGATTCTCAATTAAAGGCACAAGATATATCTAGTATTGTTATGGTTGGTGGGTCTACAAGAGTTCCTCTAGTTTTAAGCGAAGTGGAGTCGTTTTTTAATTCAAAGCCACTTTCAAATATAAATCCTGATGAGGTAGTTGCACTTGGTGCGGCAATTCAAGCCAATGTTTTGATTGGTAATAAGTCTGATAATGAGATGGTCCTTTTAGACGTTATACCTCTATCTCTAGGTGTTGAGACTATGGGTGGCATGGTTGAAAAAATTATTTCTCGAAACACAACAATACCAATTGCTCGTGCTCAAGAATTTACAACATTTAAAGATGGGCAGACAGCAATGTCTATACATGTACTTCAGGGCGAAAGAGAAATGAGTGCTGACTGTCGTTCTTTAGCTAAGTTTTCTTTTAAGGAAATACCTCCAATGGTTGCTGGTGCCGCAAAAATCCAAGTTACATTCAAAGTCGATGCTGATGGTTTATTATCAGTTAGTGCTAAAGAATTAACTACTGGGAGGGAATCAAGTATTGAAGTTAAGCCATCTTATGGCTTAAACGAAAATGAAATTGCGAGTATGATTAAGGAATCGATGTCAAATGCTAAGATTGATCGAGATGCAAGAGCTTTGGCAGAACAAAAAGTAGAAGCTGAGAGAGTACTTGAGGGATTGATAAGTGCATTAAAAAAAGATGGTGATGCATTATTGACAGCAAATGAAAGAAATAATTTAGAGTCATCCATGATGCTGTTATATAAATCATTATCTGGTCAAGATATCAAAGAGATAAAACGTTTAATCAAACAAACTGATGAATTAAGCCAAGATTTTGCTGCCAGAAGAATGAATCAGTCAATAAAATCTGCTTTAACTGGAAAATCAATAGACGAGATTTAA
- the fdx gene encoding ISC system 2Fe-2S type ferredoxin has product MPKIKILPHEELCPMGAELDANKGDTVLDVVLKNGIKLEHACEKSCACTTCHVIIKKGFDSLEESSELEDDMLDKAWGLEPESRLGCQAKIEDQDLTVEIPKYTINLAAENH; this is encoded by the coding sequence ATGCCAAAAATAAAAATATTACCTCACGAAGAACTTTGTCCTATGGGTGCTGAATTAGATGCGAATAAAGGAGACACTGTTCTTGATGTGGTTTTGAAAAATGGGATTAAGTTAGAACATGCTTGTGAAAAATCTTGTGCATGTACTACTTGTCATGTCATTATTAAAAAAGGTTTTGATTCACTAGAGGAAAGTAGTGAGCTTGAAGATGATATGCTTGATAAAGCGTGGGGACTTGAACCAGAATCAAGACTTGGTTGTCAAGCTAAAATAGAGGATCAAGACTTAACAGTCGAAATCCCCAAATATACAATAAATTTAGCCGCAGAAAATCATTAA